One window from the genome of Eucalyptus grandis isolate ANBG69807.140 chromosome 7, ASM1654582v1, whole genome shotgun sequence encodes:
- the LOC104453924 gene encoding transmembrane emp24 domain-containing protein p24delta9, with translation MIGSRALLLPILLLSLAATCRSIRFELQSGHTKCITEDIKSNSMTVGKYSVVNPNEGHPMPESHKLTARVTSTYGNNYHYADHVESGQFAFTAAEAGDYMACFWTPDHQPPTTVTVEFDWRTGVASKDWGSVAKKGQVDLMELELKKLQDTINSIHEEMFYLRDREEEMQELNRATNSKMAWLSCLSLFVCLSVAGLQLWHLKTFFEKKKLI, from the exons ATGATCGGATCGCGTGCGCTCCTGCTTCCGATCTTGTTGCTGTCCCTCGCGGCCACGTGCCGATCGATCCGGTTCGAGCTGCAATCGGGCCACACCAAGTGCATCACCGAGGACATCAAGAGCAATTCCATGACCGTCGGCAAGTACAGCGTCGTCAACCCTAACGAAGGCCATCCCATGCCCGAGTCCCACAAGCTCACCGCCAGG GTGACGTCGACTTACGGGAACAATTACCACTACGCGGACCATGTGGAGTCGGGCCAGTTCGCGTTCACGGCCGCGGAGGCTGGGGATTACATGGCCTGCTTCTGGACCCCGGATCACCAGCCGCCGACCACGGTGACCGTCGAGTTTGATTGGAGGACCGGTGTGGCGTCTAAGGATTGGGGCAGTGTCGCCAAGAAAGGCCAAGTTGAT CTGATGGAACTGGAGCTGAAGAAGTTGCAGGACACGATCAACTCCATTCATGAGGAGATGTTCTATCTTCGCGACAG GGAAGAAGAAATGCAGGAACTCAACCGAGCGACCAACTCCAAAATGGCGTGGCTGAGCTGCCTTTCACTTTTTGTTTGCTTGTCTGTGGCTGGCTTGCAACTATGGCACCTCAAGACATTTTTCGAGAAAAAGAAGCTCATCTAG
- the LOC104453925 gene encoding LOW QUALITY PROTEIN: rhamnogalacturonan I rhamnosyltransferase 1 (The sequence of the model RefSeq protein was modified relative to this genomic sequence to represent the inferred CDS: inserted 1 base in 1 codon): MEVRSEGGIQVRCDKLPAPVIPRTRLQVWFIWVCSSILLWTCLVQLITVGELWRPHFFERISNRLSHSNPLPLVIEQTAQLPPPPPPPPSLPPPPPPLLPARNYTSNGFLKVSCNGGLNQMRAAICDMVTIARLLNLTLVVPELDKTSFWADPSNFEDIFDVRHFIDSLRDEVRIVRRLPKRYQQKYGYQPLQMPPVSWSNEKYYLEQILPLFSKHKVVHFNKTDARLANNGISLDLQRLRCRVNFQALKFTPQIEALGXKLVHLLRDKGPFMALHLRYEMDMLAFSGCTQGCTAEEAEELKRMRYAFPWWREKEIVSQERRSQGLCPLTPEEASLVLQALGFDKDTQIYIASGEIYGSERRLAALRAAFPRIVKKEMLLDPKELQQFHNHSSQMAALDFMVSIASNTFIPTYDGNMAKLVEGHRRYLGFKRTVLLDRKKLVVLLDLYQNETLSQNDFELAVRLAHEKKMGQPSHRRVIVDKPKEEDYFYANPLECLCEQRDCDDLLGPGKRNSSEVSS, encoded by the exons ATGGAGGTTAGATCGGAGGGCGGGATTCAGGTGAGGTGCGACAAGCTACCGGCCCCGGTGATCCCGAGGACGAGGTTGCAGGTTTGGTTCATATGGGTGTGCTCCAGCATCTTGCTGTGGACCTGTTTGGTCCAGCTGATCACGGTCGGGGAGCTGTGGCGGCCGCATTTCTTCGAGAGGATATCGAATCGGCTGTCGCATTCTAATCCTCTGCCGCTTGTCATTGAACAGACGGCtcagttgccgccgccgccgccgccaccaccgtccctgccgccgccgccgccgcctttgCTTCCCGCAA GGAACTATACAAGCAATGGTTTTCTGAAAGTGTCTTGCAATGGGGGTCTAAATCAAATGCGAGCTGCG aTCTGTGACATGGTGACTATTGCTCGCCTTTTGAATCTCACTCTGGTAGTGCCGGAGCTCGATAAAACATCTTTTTGGGCTGACCCTAG TAATTTTGAGGATATCTTTGACGTGAGACATTTCATTGATTCCCTAAGAGATGAAGTTCGGATTGTAAGAAGGCTGCCAAAGCGATATCAACAGAAGTATGGTTACCAACCCTTGCAGATGCCCCCTGTTAGCTGGTCAAACGAAAAGTATTATTTGGAACAG ATTTTGCCACTATTTAGCAAGCATAAGGTGGTACATTTCAATAAGACAGATGCTCGTTTGGCAAACAATGGAATTTCACTAGATCTTCAGAGGCTCAGATGTCGAGTCAACTTTCAGGCTTTAAAATTTACTCCTCAGATCGAGGCTCTGG ACAAATTAGTCCACCTTCTTCGAGATAAGGGGCCTTTCATGGCTTTGCATCTGAGATACGAGATGGATATGTTGGCTTTCTCTGGATGCACCCAAGGTTGTACAGCAGAAGAAGCTGAAGAGCTCAAGCGAATGAG GTATGCATTCCCCTGGTGGAGGGAGAAAGAGATTGTATCTCAGGAAAGGAGATCACAAGGTCTGTGTCCTCTGACTCCGGAAGAGGCATCATTAGTTTTACAGGCACTAGGTTTTGACAAAGACACGCAGATTTACATCGCATCTGGAGAAATCTATGGCAGCGAACGGAGATTAGCCGCATTAAGGGCTGCATTTCCACGGATT GTTAAAAAGGAGATGCTGCTGGATCCAAAGGAGTTGCAGCAGTTCCATAATCACTCGTCACAAATGGCGGCTCTAGATTTTATGGTATCAATAGCCAGCAATACTTTCATCCCCACATATGATGGAAATATGGCAAAACTTGTGGAAGGTCACCGCAG ATATCTTGGATTTAAGAGAACTGTTCTCTTAGATCGTAAAAAGCTTGTGGTGTTACTGGATTTGTATCAGAATGAGACACTTTCACAGAATGATTTTGAACTTGCTGTACGTCTGGCACATGAGAAGAAGATGGGACAGCCAAGTCATCGTAGAGTTATTGTCGATAAGCCCAAGGAGGAGGATTACTTCTATGCAAATCCTCTGGAGTGCCTTTGCGAGCAACGTGACTGTGATGATTTGCTAGGCCCGGGCAAGAGGAACTCCAGTGAAGTCTCTAGTTGA